In uncultured Campylobacter sp., the DNA window GACGTAGCGGTAGATGAGGCAAACAACGCCAAAGTCACGATGACGCTATCGACTCAGTCGTGCCCGCTGCATGAGATGATGGTGGAATGGGTGCGCGCGGGTGCCGAGAGCGTGGATGGTATCGGCGACGTGGAGATTGATCTCGTCTTTGAGCCGATGTGGAATATCGACATGGCGGAGGATCACGTCAAAGAAGCGCTCGGTAGATTTTAAACAGCTTTGCCGCACCCCGTAGTTTAAGCTTTGAAATTCTAAAATTAGACTTAAAATTTATACTTAGGGGCTACTATGAAAAAATTTACCGACGGCAAGAAAGAAATTCTACTTCAAACGCAAGGGCTTAGTTTGATTTCAAAGACGCTACAAAACGGCAAAGAAAGGCTGAGCTCTAAAGAATTCGCAAATTGCGATGCTCTGCAAAAAGCTTTCGTAAAAAAGCAAGTTGATGTCCTAAAAAAGGGCTTCATCTACGAAAACAAAAAAGCGAAATTCGGCGAGGCGCTAGCGCATGCCTATATCGGCGGCAGATACAGCGGAGCGCTTGGGTTTGCCGAGTTTGAGGATAAATTTTACGTCTATAAATGTAATTTTGACGAGCACGGCTGCGATTATTTAATCGTGCTGAACGGCGAGCTAAAAACTCTTGCGCAAATTGAGCTACCAAAAATTTTAGCATGGAAAATGACTGCTACCGAAAAGGCCTTGGTGCTTGATTTGGACCACGAATTCTTTCTTTTTGATGGAGAAAAATTCAGCAGGCTTTTTGAAGCCTGGGATATCACAGGAGGAGGCTTTAGCTCTGCTCTAAGCGGCAACGGCGAAATTCTAGCCTGCAGCACGGATGGAATTTTAGCTTTCGGAGGCGACAAGGAGCTAAATTTTAAAACGGAATTTTCTGCAAAAGCAATAGGCTTCGGCAATAAAATTTGCGTAGCCTGTGGGGATGAAGGTGGCAAAAATATCGCTAGGCTCTACCGCCTAAAAGACTTCGCCCAGCTTTGCCGTATCGAATGCGACGTAGGCTATATCCACTCCCTAAACGTGGGGCTTATCAAAAATGACGCGATTTTGGTCGTAAATAACGGCTTTGATGAGCTGTATTTTTGGGACGTCGCAAGCAAAAAGCGTCTAAGCGTACCAAAAAGCTTGCCAAGAAGCATAATGAGGTTTGCCGCAAACAATCAAATCTTTCTTACGTATTTTTATGGCAGGTTTAAAGCATTCAGCTTGGAGGATTTTCGCCTCTTAGGCGAGTTTGAGTGCGAGCACTGCGTCAAAACTGCTGCTATTGAAATCTCGAGCGAGCGCCTTTATGTTCGCACCGACTACGGATTTTTTAGCATTTATTCTTTAGCCGAGAATGGAATTAAAATTTAAAAAGCGCTATTGATAGGGATTTATCGCCCGCTTCAAGCTCATAAAATTAAACGAGCTCCGCCCGCCTTAAGCTTGCGCAACAAGCAGGGGTGGCTATTTAAAGAAATTTTATCGCAAAAATCGCAGGCTTTGAGAGCTTTTTAAGGCTTCCTTTAAGCATTATCAAATTATCCGCACCGGAGATTTTAAGAGTGGAGTTTTCAAAGCTAAATTCTAAATTTTTTAGCGCGTTTTCGCTTAGAAGGCGTGCAAGCTCCAAAATATAGCTCAGCCACGCAAGCTTGGCGACATCCGGCAAAATCGCGCTCAAAGGCGCGAATGTAGCGCCCAGCTCGCGCTTTCCGTGCATCGAGATGATCGCAGCTATTAGTGCCTTTTCTTTGTGCGTCGTGCGGTAGTTCAGCCCGCCGAGCACCATATCCGCGCTGGTTTCATGCTTCGCATAAAAGCCGATCGCCCGCCCGATCTCGCAAAGCGATGCTGCGGTTTGTAGAATTTTAATATATTTTTCGCCCAAGCCGTGTAGAGGCGATAGCGCGCAAAACAGCGCCTTTGCAAACTTCGGAGCCTCGCTGGGCTCGGAAGCGAAGCGATCTTTAAGGCTTCTTAGGCTCGGATTAAAGCCTCTAGGCAGGTTTGCGCCACGCAGAATCGAGCTTAAAAACGCCCCCTCTCGCACCCCTACGCCGCTGGTGATGATCTTTTTCGCCCCTAGGCGCCTTACGATCTTATCAAAGATAATGGCGCCCTCTCTGATCGTGTCATAGCGGTCCTTTTTGATCGGGAATTTCGCCAGATCAAGCGTCTTTGCGCTCATCAGCTTGGCAAAAAACGGCGCGTATTTTTCATAATCGTAGCTGAAATTATGCACGATCTTTAGCGGATGGTTTTGCAGGCTCATCACGGCGCCGGAAAGCGCTCGCGCGGAGCCGCCCATTACGATTAAATTTTGCGTGCGAAACTCGGCGCCTACCTGCGAGATCGCGCTATTTATGTATTTTTCTAGCCCCTTTGTGTCGCCGCGGTCGAAAAATAGCTCCTTTAGCCGCACCGTGCCTAAATTTAGAGAAATTTTATTTTCTATCTTGCCGTTTTTGATGTAAGCAAGCTCGGTCGAGCCGCCGCCGATATCTAACGTAACGCCCTCGGAAAAGTCGCTAAGCAAATTTTGCGCCGCATAGGCGCCCAGATATGCCTCCATCTGCCCGTCTATCTTGCGGATCGTGATGCCCGTTTGCTTGCGGACGAGATTTATAAACTCAGCCCCGTTCGGCGCATCGCGAAGCGCGGATGTGCCGATGCAAAGCACGCGTTTAGCCTTGTAATTGCATACCAGGGTTTTAAATTTTTTAAACGCCAGCAGGCATTTTTGCATCGCTTCGGAAGTTAAAATTCCGCCGTTTTCGTAAGCGCCCTCGCCTAGGCGGATCTTGATCTTATGCTCGGCCAAAATGAAAAATCCGAGCCTGCTAGTGCGCTCGAAAATCACGGCTCTGGCGGAATTTGAGCCCAGATCTATGACTGCGACGCGCTTGGGCATTTAAATTTCCATATGGACGTGTTTGTATTTCAGCTCGTCCGCCGTCTCGATATTATCGGGATCGGTGATGATACACTCGACGGGACAAACCACGATGCAAGCGGGCTCGGAGTAATCATCTACGCACTCACAGCATCGATCGGCATCTATGATGTATATCGGCTCATCCTCGAAAATAGCTTCATTAGGGCATTCCTCGCGGCAAGCGTCGCAACTGATGCATTCTTTTGTAATCAACAATGACATATAATTTTACCTTACGAAAAAATTTATGGCGTTTATACCATAAAAAGCTTCATTTTGTTTTAAAATAGCGGAATTTCGGGCTATTTCTTAAATTTTTTAGCGGAAGTTTGAAAATCGCGACGATTAGCGAGCGCGCTTCATCGTTTTTAAGATCCACTTGCGCGCCCATCGCTTGAGCAGCATTTTTGGCCAAAAATAGCCCGAGCCCGGCTCCCGGTTTGCCGCCGTAGCGCTTAAAAGGGGCGAAATAATCTATCTCTTCGTTAAGCAGCTCGCCTTTGTTTGCGACCCGCACTATGAAATTTCCGTCCGAAATTTCGCTCTCGATCAGCACCTTTTCGCCGTCCGGAGAAAATTTTATGGCGTTTTGGATAAAATTTTGAATCACGTGCATAAAGAGACTTTTCTGCACCGAAATTTCAAGCTGTTCAGGCTTAAGATCCATCGTCAAGTCCTTGCCCGCCGTACGCGCTAAAATTTTAAAGCCCACGCATAGCTCCCGCAGATATGCAATCATATCGGTCTGCTCGGGCGCCTCAAACTGCGCCCCCTCCTGCCGCCCGATCTCTAGGATTGAGCTGATCATTTTATTCATATTATCGATCGAGTCGTTATTGTTTTTAAGCGCCTCGATATATTTCTCGCTCTCGCGCGGTTTAATCAGCGTCACTTCGTTTTTAGTTTTCATAACCGCAAGCGGGGTCTTAAGCTCATGCGCAATACCGATAAAAAGCTCTTTTTGATACAAAATGAAAGTTTCAATGCGCTCAAGTAGACGGTTTATGCTATTTGAAAGCATATTAAATTCGCTCGGGATTTCGGCCCCGTCGATCGGCTTTAGAAATTTTTCATCCACCGAAGCAAGCCTTTGACTGATCAGCTTAATCGGCATTAGTAGCATGCGCGAAAGAAACATCGCGTAAAACACCACCAAAAATATCATCGTCAAATTTACTAAAATTATGTCGATGAGTATTTGATTTACGATGTTTGCATAGACGCTCACGTCGGCTCGGATACTTAAAATTTTATCCTTACCATAAGGATAGTACAGCTGTAAATAGCTCTTGCTATCCTCGGAGCTTTCGATAAATTTAGGTTTATTGATACTTTCGTTTTCGATGATTTTGCTTTCGTATTCACCGGATGCGTCTTGTAAAAAAGATGAAATTTTCTCAGGCGCCACGGAGGCTTCTACGATTTTTTGTGCTCTTTGGATTAAATTTTGAACAGGAGTTTCGAAGATGGTAATTCTCATATAATTATAGAGCATTACCGAAAAAATGACAATTAGCATCAACGAAGCGGATGCTAATTGCATTACAAAGCGGACTCTTAGGCTTTTTGTGGAAAGCAAAATCTATATCCGCGTCTGCGAACGGTCTCGATCGTAGAGATATTTAGAGGCTTATCCATTTTCTGGCGGATTTGATTGATCGCGACTTCGATGACGTTTGGCGTAACGAGCTCAGGCTCCTCCCAGATGGCATCTAATAGCTGCTCTTTACTGACGATCTGATCGCTGTGGCGCGCCAAGTGAGTTAGCACCTCAAACGGCTTGCCCTTAAGCTCGATCTCTTGACCTAGATATGTGATCTTTTCCTCATCCGGATCGATGATGAGATCGTCGATTTTGATGATATTTGAGCCGCCAAAGCGAAGTCTAGCCTCGAGGCGTGCTACTAAAACATCAAAGTCGAAAGGTTTTTTGATAAAATCGTCCGCGCCAGCACGAAGTGCTTTGATCTCGCTTTCTTTATCGTCTTTTGCAGATAGCACGACGACGGAGGTGCGCGCGGATTTTTGCTTAACCAATGCGATGAGATCGATGCCGTTGCCGTCAGCTAGCATCCAATCGGTTAGCACCAAATCATAATTTCTAATGCCGATATAATACTCTGCGTCCTTAAAACTCTCGGAAGTATCCGTCTGATAGCCGAACTCCATCAAGCCCTCCGCTATCGTCTTGTTTAAAGTCACCTCGTCCTCGACTATTAAAATTCTCATTTAATTTCCTTGCCTTAAAATTTTGCGGCGATTTTAACATATTTTAAGCAAAATTTCAAGATTTTTTAAAGAAATTTTAAAATTTTATCTCTATTTCCGCGCCGACGCTCGCGTCTTGTAAAATTTCGGGCTTTAAAATTTTCATATAAAAATAATCCATCGATCGAAATTTTGAGTGAAACTCCTGCGCGAAGTATTTTAGCGCGTCCTCTACGAGGCGAAATTTTTTCTCGCGGAACTCCGCTTTGATATATTCGCAAACCCGCGCATAGTCGATAAATTCCTCCGCTCCGAACTTCGCCCACACCCAGACGCGCTGCTCGCGCTTGCGCTCAAAATCCAGCGTCCCGATTATCGTGCCAAATTCCAGCTTTTCGATTAAAATTTTAATCATACTACGCGCTTTTCCTCGCCCTTAAGCAGCCTGGCAATATTCGGCGCGTGTTTGTAAAATACGATGAAAACTATCAGAAAGATCGGCGCATGAGTGTTGATCGCGGGCATCTGCGGATGGATCACGTAGCTTGCTACGACTAGCGCAAGCGCCGCTGCAAGCGAGGCTACGGATGAAATTTTAACCGTCTTGCCGACCACGAACCAAACGGCAAGCGCAATAACAATCTCGATAGGAATAAAGCAAGCAAGCACGCCGGCTCCCGTCGCAATGCCCTTGCCGCCGTTAAATTTCAGATACGGGCTAAAGCAATGCCCAAGCACCGCAAAGACAGCCATGCTCCACAGCACGTTTTCATCAAAGCCCAAAGCACGCGCAATCAGTATCGGCAGGACGCCCTTTAGCGCATCGCAGACAACCGTGAGGATCGCGAGCTTTTTTGCTTTTTGTGGATCGCGAGTTTTTAAGACGCGAAGGACGTTGGTAGCGCCTATGGAGCCGCTGCCTTCGCTTTTGATATCCACGCCGCCTAGGTATCTGCCGATCAAAAGCCCAAAGGGGATCGCAGCGATCAGATACGCCGCGAAGTAGCACCAAAAATTCGGCGCCGTAACGATGCTAAGTAAAAATTCTAAAATTCCCGATTTTTTCATAAAATCCCTTTAACTCTTCCAAAGTAGCGAAATTTTCTCGTCGTAGATGTCGGTTTTCTTCGGCGAAATTTCTTTCGTTTCGAGTTTAATGTTTTTTAGATCCAGGCTCTGTTTTAGCGCGTCCACTTCAGCCTCAAATTTCTGCGTAAGCACCTCCAGCTCCTCTTGCAGCGCGCTTAGGCTATTTTCGGCATTTTTGGCTTCGCTGCGCTCGTTTAAAATTTTATGCGCGCTCTTGGCGCCGCTGATCGCTTTAGAGATATTGCTAGCGCTGCGCGAGCGGCCTAAAAACGCGCCTAAGATCGCTCCGCCTATGTTTAGCGCCGCATCCACCCCGCGACTTAGCACGTCGCTTTTTTCCTTCTCATATTTTTCGCTAGCGCGCGAAATTTTATCCTCAAGGCGCGCCTTTTCCTTTTCAAATTTAGCCGCGATCTCGTCGGTTTTCGCTTCTAAAATTTCATTCGCCTTATCGCTTAGGCGCACAAAAAACTCCTCCCTGCTCTCGCCCGGTTTTGAGAGCAGATCAAGCGCGCTAAAAAGTTCTAACTTTTCATTGCGATATAGCCACTCCTTAAAGCTTTTAAGCTGAGCGTTTAAATTTTTTGCTCCCGCGATGAAGCTAGGAAGCGCGCCGTAGAGCGAGCCCGCCTGCTCCTGTTCGCCTAAATTTGCGACCTCTCGCGTGCTCGCCTCGCTCCAATCTATTTCGCCCCCGTCCGAAAGCGAAAGCAAAAAGGAGCGCTGCTGCGTAAAATCGACTCCCTTGTCGCAAAATCGCATCTTTGCGCTTGCATACAGATATGGGCTTAGCTCAAGGCCCGCGCCGTAGCTATAAAGCTGCGAAATTTCAGCCGAAACTACCGGTTTGGCGGTGCCGGCGGATTTGACGCCTTGCGCGGCGCCCGGCACGGATGAAATTTCAGCCTTTTTGTCTTTCATTAAATTTGAAATTTGCTCGTTGCTTAAAGGACCCTTTAAATAGCTTAGCGCAAAGCGCGTCTCGATCACTCGCAGCACGTCCTCGTTGATGTTTTTTACCAAAAAATTTCGCTTTTTGAGGTTTGAAATTTTCTCCATAAGCACGCTTTTGTCGATCGGATTTGAGCCGATGCCGCTTAGGCCACTGATGACGCGCTCTTTATCCTGCGCGGTCTGCAAGCGCCCGATAAACCACGTACCGATGTTGCTAAGCCCCTTATAATCGAGATCGACCGGGTTTTGCGTCGATAATACGCAGCCAAGTCCGAACGCGCGAGCCTGCTTCAGCAGCGTAAGCATCGGAGTTTTGCTCGGCGGATTGCCGTTTGGAGGGAAGAAGCCGTAAATTTCATCCATATAAAGCACGGCGCGCAGCGAGCTCGTACCGCTGGTGGTGCGCATCCATTTGATCATCTCGCCCAAAAGCAGCGTGACGAAAAACATCCTTTCATCGTCGTTTAGATGCGCGATGGAAAATATATTCGCTCTCGCCCTGCCGTTTTCATCAAATAGCATCTTGGCGATATTTAGCCGCTCGCCCTCGCACCAAAGCTTAAAGCTCGGGCTTGCGATGAGCGCGTTAATCTTCATCGCAAGCGCCATTCGCTTATCGCTCGGAAAGAAGGTATTGACGTCGAAAACGCCGATCTTATCGAATGGCGGGTTGCCGATCTGCGCGATGAGATCCACCACGCTCACACCCTCGCCCCTGCCGAAATGATAAGACAGAATTTGGCTGATCAGCAAAAATTCCGGCGAGCTGAGATTATCGCTGCTAATCCCTGCGAGGCTTAGCACGCTAGTGGCGATACCGCCGATATAGTTATTCAAATCCTCTTCGTTTAAACTCTTCGGCGCTTCAAAGTCGCTTAGTAGGCTGATCCCAAGACCTGCGCTTGATTTGGGCGTATAAATTCTAAAATCGGCGCTGTTTTTCAAAAGCTCCACCCGCGCCAGGTCTTGATACGAGCCCTCGATCCCTTCGCGCCAGGTATTTGCGGTCTGCTCGGCATACTCGTGCACGCTAAGACCTTTGTTTTGCGCCTCGGCCTCGTCGATATAGGGCTCAAAATCCTCAGCCCTCATCTGGGGAAAGGTAAGAGCTAAATTTGTCAGATCGCCCTTCGGATCGATGATGATGGATGGGATATTATCGATCGCGGCTTCCTCTAGCAGCGTGATGCCAAGTCCCGTTTTACCGCTGCCGGTCATTCCGATGATAAGCGCGTGAGTCGTCAGATCCTTGTTTTTATACAAAAACGGCTCGCTGTTTTCGAGCCCCAGATAAAAAAGCTTTAAATTTTCTTGAAGCGTTTTCATTGCGTTCCTTAAATTTGCAATTTGCTTGGCATTATATCATTTAAATTTTTAAATTTAAATTTGCTAAAATGCGCGAAAAATCAAGGAATGGCAAGTGTTAAAAGAAAAAATTAGAAACGGAAAAAGCGGAATTCTACTCTACGGCATCGTCCCGCCTAAAATCACGTCCTCTCAAGACGAGCTCGAGCGCCTGGGTACGGCGTGGTCGCAACGCCTAAGCGAATGCGAATGCGACGGCATCGTCATCTACGATCTACAAGATGAAAGCGCGCGCACGAAAGATGAGCGGACCTTTCCTTTTGTGCATACGATCGATCCTGCGCGCTACTACACGCAGTATCTACACACCGATAAAGAAGCGATCATCTACCGCGCGGTAGGCAAATACGACGAGGCGGAATTTTGCGAAATTCTAAGGCATGCCGCAAGCGGGCTGGACGTTTTCGTGGGGGCAAGCTCTAAAAACGAAGAATGCAAACTGCATCTAAGCCGCGCCTATGAGATCAAGCGACTCGTGGCGCCGCATCTTTGCCTAGGCGGCATCTGCATTCCTGAACGCCATGAAAAGAGCCGCGACGAGCACCTAAAAATCGCGGAGAAGACTGCGGACGGGTGCGAATTTTTTATCACTCAGGCGGTTTATAATGTGCAAAATGCCAAAGATTTCATCGACGATTACGCCGCTTTGGAGTGCAAAAAGGTGCCGATAATCTTTACTTTCACGCCGTGCGGCAGCCTAAAGACGCTTGAGTTTATGAAATGGCTTGGCATCTCGGTGCCAGATTTTTTGCAGCAGCGGCTGCAAAGCAGCGTCGATATTTTGCAAAGTTCAACAGCGCTGTGCGCAGAGATGTTTGATTTCATCTATAAATACGCCCTCGCAAAAGGCGTAAGCGTAGGCGCGAACATCGAGAGCGTAAGCACCCGCCGCGTAGAAATCGAAGCCTCGCTCAGCTTACTAAAAGAGATCAGAAAAATTATCCTTAAGCACGAGAATTTGGGATTTTACGTTATTTAAAATTTTAAATCGGATACACGAACAAAACGCTAGATAGTCCAAGCTAGCGGAGGAATTTTAAATAATTTTAGATCGCTTTCTGAAAAATAAATCGAAATTTTATCCGAATGGAATTTGAACTTAAAATTTATAAAAAATTGCCCCAATAATATGCTTTAATAACTGTCATCCATAACTTCAAGATAATATTTCGTGCAAAATTTCCTAATGCTTACAATGGCATTGAGCTAGGCATATCATCAAACCTATAAATCGCTGTAGTTTTCACACTAAAACTAAGTGCATTAACCGCCTTTAGTCTGCAGCCGACGCGACCGCACTTTCCGGCTTGCCGCTATCTATATAGAGATAACTAATTTCCTATCTCTTTTTTAGAGTATATTGTATAACGGGGGATAGCTGGAGAGGGCAAACGAAACCAATATTAGATACGACGCTCCTGCACTCATGACATAGCGTCCCTTATTGTTCCATTCGTAGTATTTGATTTAAATTTACCGGCGTTTATGCTAAATTTCAAATCTAAGGCAATTTGATGCTTGCTGTTGTGAGCGTTTTGGTATTTGAATTTTATTCTACAGCCTATGTGTAGGTCGCTCAAAAGATCCACCATACGCCGCCGTAAAAATACTTGCCGA includes these proteins:
- a CDS encoding HAMP domain-containing sensor histidine kinase codes for the protein MLIVIFSVMLYNYMRITIFETPVQNLIQRAQKIVEASVAPEKISSFLQDASGEYESKIIENESINKPKFIESSEDSKSYLQLYYPYGKDKILSIRADVSVYANIVNQILIDIILVNLTMIFLVVFYAMFLSRMLLMPIKLISQRLASVDEKFLKPIDGAEIPSEFNMLSNSINRLLERIETFILYQKELFIGIAHELKTPLAVMKTKNEVTLIKPRESEKYIEALKNNNDSIDNMNKMISSILEIGRQEGAQFEAPEQTDMIAYLRELCVGFKILARTAGKDLTMDLKPEQLEISVQKSLFMHVIQNFIQNAIKFSPDGEKVLIESEISDGNFIVRVANKGELLNEEIDYFAPFKRYGGKPGAGLGLFLAKNAAQAMGAQVDLKNDEARSLIVAIFKLPLKNLRNSPKFRYFKTK
- a CDS encoding metal-sulfur cluster assembly factor, which gives rise to MKVTKEQVYDALRAVVDPEVGFDVVSLGLIYDVAVDEANNAKVTMTLSTQSCPLHEMMVEWVRAGAESVDGIGDVEIDLVFEPMWNIDMAEDHVKEALGRF
- the plsY gene encoding glycerol-3-phosphate 1-O-acyltransferase PlsY encodes the protein MKKSGILEFLLSIVTAPNFWCYFAAYLIAAIPFGLLIGRYLGGVDIKSEGSGSIGATNVLRVLKTRDPQKAKKLAILTVVCDALKGVLPILIARALGFDENVLWSMAVFAVLGHCFSPYLKFNGGKGIATGAGVLACFIPIEIVIALAVWFVVGKTVKISSVASLAAALALVVASYVIHPQMPAINTHAPIFLIVFIVFYKHAPNIARLLKGEEKRVV
- a CDS encoding Ppx/GppA phosphatase family protein, giving the protein MPKRVAVIDLGSNSARAVIFERTSRLGFFILAEHKIKIRLGEGAYENGGILTSEAMQKCLLAFKKFKTLVCNYKAKRVLCIGTSALRDAPNGAEFINLVRKQTGITIRKIDGQMEAYLGAYAAQNLLSDFSEGVTLDIGGGSTELAYIKNGKIENKISLNLGTVRLKELFFDRGDTKGLEKYINSAISQVGAEFRTQNLIVMGGSARALSGAVMSLQNHPLKIVHNFSYDYEKYAPFFAKLMSAKTLDLAKFPIKKDRYDTIREGAIIFDKIVRRLGAKKIITSGVGVREGAFLSSILRGANLPRGFNPSLRSLKDRFASEPSEAPKFAKALFCALSPLHGLGEKYIKILQTAASLCEIGRAIGFYAKHETSADMVLGGLNYRTTHKEKALIAAIISMHGKRELGATFAPLSAILPDVAKLAWLSYILELARLLSENALKNLEFSFENSTLKISGADNLIMLKGSLKKLSKPAIFAIKFL
- the hsrA gene encoding homeostatic response regulator transcription factor HsrA, with the protein product MRILIVEDEVTLNKTIAEGLMEFGYQTDTSESFKDAEYYIGIRNYDLVLTDWMLADGNGIDLIALVKQKSARTSVVVLSAKDDKESEIKALRAGADDFIKKPFDFDVLVARLEARLRFGGSNIIKIDDLIIDPDEEKITYLGQEIELKGKPFEVLTHLARHSDQIVSKEQLLDAIWEEPELVTPNVIEVAINQIRQKMDKPLNISTIETVRRRGYRFCFPQKA
- a CDS encoding YfhL family 4Fe-4S dicluster ferredoxin: MSLLITKECISCDACREECPNEAIFEDEPIYIIDADRCCECVDDYSEPACIVVCPVECIITDPDNIETADELKYKHVHMEI
- a CDS encoding methylenetetrahydrofolate reductase, translating into MLKEKIRNGKSGILLYGIVPPKITSSQDELERLGTAWSQRLSECECDGIVIYDLQDESARTKDERTFPFVHTIDPARYYTQYLHTDKEAIIYRAVGKYDEAEFCEILRHAASGLDVFVGASSKNEECKLHLSRAYEIKRLVAPHLCLGGICIPERHEKSRDEHLKIAEKTADGCEFFITQAVYNVQNAKDFIDDYAALECKKVPIIFTFTPCGSLKTLEFMKWLGISVPDFLQQRLQSSVDILQSSTALCAEMFDFIYKYALAKGVSVGANIESVSTRRVEIEASLSLLKEIRKIILKHENLGFYVI
- a CDS encoding DUF87 domain-containing protein codes for the protein MKTLQENLKLFYLGLENSEPFLYKNKDLTTHALIIGMTGSGKTGLGITLLEEAAIDNIPSIIIDPKGDLTNLALTFPQMRAEDFEPYIDEAEAQNKGLSVHEYAEQTANTWREGIEGSYQDLARVELLKNSADFRIYTPKSSAGLGISLLSDFEAPKSLNEEDLNNYIGGIATSVLSLAGISSDNLSSPEFLLISQILSYHFGRGEGVSVVDLIAQIGNPPFDKIGVFDVNTFFPSDKRMALAMKINALIASPSFKLWCEGERLNIAKMLFDENGRARANIFSIAHLNDDERMFFVTLLLGEMIKWMRTTSGTSSLRAVLYMDEIYGFFPPNGNPPSKTPMLTLLKQARAFGLGCVLSTQNPVDLDYKGLSNIGTWFIGRLQTAQDKERVISGLSGIGSNPIDKSVLMEKISNLKKRNFLVKNINEDVLRVIETRFALSYLKGPLSNEQISNLMKDKKAEISSVPGAAQGVKSAGTAKPVVSAEISQLYSYGAGLELSPYLYASAKMRFCDKGVDFTQQRSFLLSLSDGGEIDWSEASTREVANLGEQEQAGSLYGALPSFIAGAKNLNAQLKSFKEWLYRNEKLELFSALDLLSKPGESREEFFVRLSDKANEILEAKTDEIAAKFEKEKARLEDKISRASEKYEKEKSDVLSRGVDAALNIGGAILGAFLGRSRSASNISKAISGAKSAHKILNERSEAKNAENSLSALQEELEVLTQKFEAEVDALKQSLDLKNIKLETKEISPKKTDIYDEKISLLWKS
- a CDS encoding dihydroneopterin aldolase codes for the protein MIKILIEKLEFGTIIGTLDFERKREQRVWVWAKFGAEEFIDYARVCEYIKAEFREKKFRLVEDALKYFAQEFHSKFRSMDYFYMKILKPEILQDASVGAEIEIKF